A genomic window from Pirellulales bacterium includes:
- a CDS encoding NPCBM/NEW2 domain-containing protein yields MIQPILKRMLLWMALALLASAAATTGLFAADTGADKSADKSGDKGAEMPAQPQPSEARQVIVLTADDKEIKGALLDVVEGALKVDSQPPQSIDLLDLQKLTFGVAAGLSTKWIGQDQHDFVQVGSPLSGNGIQDVHVRLLGLPAQKQVQQIRLVLRSPPHVWLMEPADSPSWRLLLQRTPQSSSADVYFEPPAVDLYDHELQFILTYSDNSTDKLSVKADTHTSDQAQMSAAAPAKTGGSPKSGNSETFLISVDLAGDDSIRGSLEQLTDDALSLDTPWQSNLQIPLLQAQGFLLEQATPEAKKRYAQRRAQPGNDDLAIVLAKDGKLAEIAGRIKKWEGQQLRFVYEGEEHSIAGDRLQAMVFAAHPAAHPTHAAQQVVQLSNGDVLSGSWQGLAEGKIALQMPWKTTWEIPLNSVSEISTRNGNLVHLSDQQPVTAEQTPYFGRLLSYHRDESLDGGPLKMKGKTYAKGLAVHSRCVLNYALDGQFSTFKTTVGFDDAAGTHGNVACRVLADGKELFAKPELRADQDPQVLELSVSGAKLLTLEVDFGKDEDIQDRVIWAEPRLYRK; encoded by the coding sequence ATGATTCAACCGATTCTCAAGCGAATGCTGTTGTGGATGGCTTTAGCCCTGTTGGCAAGCGCCGCGGCCACAACAGGCTTGTTCGCCGCAGACACTGGCGCCGATAAATCTGCTGATAAAAGCGGCGACAAGGGGGCTGAAATGCCTGCCCAGCCGCAACCGTCGGAAGCGCGGCAAGTCATCGTGCTGACGGCCGACGACAAAGAAATTAAAGGGGCACTGCTCGATGTGGTCGAGGGCGCGCTGAAAGTCGATTCTCAGCCGCCACAATCTATCGATTTGTTAGATTTGCAAAAACTGACATTCGGCGTTGCCGCGGGCCTGTCGACCAAATGGATCGGTCAAGATCAGCACGATTTTGTGCAAGTCGGCAGTCCGCTGTCGGGCAACGGCATTCAAGATGTTCACGTGCGTTTGTTGGGCTTGCCGGCCCAAAAACAAGTTCAACAAATTCGTTTGGTGTTGCGGTCGCCGCCGCACGTGTGGCTGATGGAACCGGCCGATTCGCCCAGTTGGCGGCTGCTCCTCCAACGCACTCCCCAATCTTCTTCGGCGGACGTGTATTTTGAACCACCCGCTGTCGATTTGTACGATCACGAACTGCAATTCATTCTCACCTATTCCGACAATTCCACCGACAAGCTCAGCGTAAAGGCTGACACACATACGAGCGATCAGGCCCAAATGAGTGCGGCGGCGCCGGCCAAAACCGGCGGCAGTCCGAAATCCGGCAACAGCGAAACGTTTTTAATTTCCGTCGACTTAGCGGGTGACGATTCGATTCGAGGTTCCCTTGAACAACTGACCGACGATGCACTTTCGCTGGATACTCCCTGGCAGTCCAATTTGCAAATTCCGCTCTTGCAAGCGCAGGGTTTTTTGCTCGAGCAGGCCACGCCGGAGGCAAAAAAACGGTACGCCCAGCGCCGCGCCCAGCCGGGCAACGACGATTTGGCCATCGTCCTGGCGAAAGATGGCAAACTGGCGGAAATTGCCGGCCGCATCAAAAAGTGGGAAGGCCAGCAATTGCGGTTTGTCTACGAAGGTGAAGAACATTCCATCGCTGGGGATCGTTTGCAGGCTATGGTGTTTGCGGCTCATCCCGCCGCCCATCCCACGCACGCCGCGCAGCAAGTGGTGCAACTATCGAATGGCGATGTGCTTTCCGGCAGTTGGCAAGGGCTGGCCGAGGGCAAAATTGCTCTGCAAATGCCCTGGAAAACGACGTGGGAAATTCCGCTGAATAGCGTGAGCGAAATATCCACGCGCAACGGGAACCTCGTGCATCTTTCCGATCAGCAACCGGTTACCGCGGAGCAAACGCCGTACTTCGGGCGGTTGCTAAGTTACCATCGTGATGAATCGCTCGACGGCGGCCCGTTGAAAATGAAAGGCAAAACCTACGCCAAAGGCTTGGCCGTCCATTCGCGCTGCGTGCTCAATTACGCGCTGGACGGCCAATTCTCCACGTTCAAAACCACCGTCGGTTTCGACGATGCGGCCGGAACCCACGGCAACGTGGCCTGCCGCGTGCTGGCCGATGGAAAAGAACTGTTCGCCAAGCCCGAGTTGCGGGCCGATCAAGACCCGCAAGTATTAGAGCTTTCCGTCAGCGGCGCGAAATTACTGACGCTGGAAGTCGACTTCGGCAAAGACGAAGACATTCAAGACCGCGTGATTTGGGCCGAACCGCGTCTGTATCGGAAATAA
- a CDS encoding polysaccharide lyase family protein, producing the protein MTLTENSNTNWTITNHAGLTVVFDPNAQDITSIKLNGSSNLISELDEETASAGIGNGTWAFNSQLGPNNSYVDVSATMASSGTSGNAITYSIHYIVFDNDPTVHAYEAVSHASTDPAWSQGQGQFLFRGVTSGGVFTSTYQQNTGPNNLPGVSAAFPPLTSGYVGQTVQNVTYQITSPGVAGDNGTNFFTKYDTSTYVQFDQGQTLYGPSYGVTGVIPSTESMTGGPTKQDLAFTDPAIINVEYNSDHYGIDGSGSGAYPGYGINLPAGDATNIVYGPFAFNVQSMSGRTGAQVYQSAVNNIPTYLSEYNSDAALVSAGYVPRTATTRGNISMTAANSAGWSSNTANNTAVLSENGVNMQESTLGSQYWVQLGQNGNGSISNVVPGTYRLTLYQLGQWGETRYNNVPIVAGQTSLPQNATFTPENFGTSPPIWTIGTPNRSANEFTNGHDSSVVLGSSGPDKRQYYGAYDYWAEMATLGHNGFVSYNATATTINSVAVPATNDPNAWIANQWQTFNPPLYDSANGTTDNYTNTCPAYVTAGGGPANYHGSAWQVHFTTTSTQRAQGQYVVLSVAVLALDASLVVTLNGHSETWTYNNFSPDDPMTRSGDAGFYQWAAFQFPIADLNADGVDDEFTFGVSSHTNGMMYDALRMEITNTSASPSTTGWFDYTYINGGSQTAPNDAAGLSLTVNLVPEPSSIVLLAIGSMFVFRLRRRAVKPMAV; encoded by the coding sequence GTGACCCTCACTGAAAACAGCAACACCAATTGGACGATTACCAATCATGCAGGGCTCACGGTGGTCTTTGATCCCAATGCCCAAGACATTACTTCCATTAAATTGAACGGCAGCTCCAATCTGATTTCCGAATTGGACGAAGAAACGGCCAGCGCCGGAATCGGAAACGGAACCTGGGCCTTCAATTCGCAGCTTGGGCCGAACAACAGTTACGTCGATGTGTCGGCTACCATGGCCTCTTCGGGCACCAGCGGAAATGCCATCACGTATTCCATCCACTACATTGTATTTGACAATGACCCAACGGTTCACGCGTATGAAGCAGTAAGCCACGCTTCGACCGATCCCGCCTGGAGTCAAGGGCAGGGCCAGTTTCTGTTTCGCGGGGTTACTTCTGGAGGAGTTTTTACCTCTACGTACCAGCAAAACACGGGCCCCAATAATCTACCCGGCGTAAGTGCTGCGTTCCCGCCCCTCACCTCCGGTTACGTAGGCCAAACGGTTCAGAACGTAACCTACCAAATCACTTCGCCGGGCGTGGCCGGCGACAATGGAACCAACTTTTTCACGAAATACGATACATCCACATACGTGCAATTCGATCAAGGGCAGACCTTGTACGGTCCCAGTTATGGCGTCACGGGGGTCATTCCGTCGACCGAATCGATGACCGGCGGGCCCACCAAACAGGATTTGGCTTTCACCGATCCGGCCATCATCAACGTCGAGTACAATTCCGACCACTATGGCATCGATGGTTCCGGATCAGGAGCATACCCGGGCTACGGAATCAACCTCCCGGCGGGCGACGCCACCAATATTGTGTATGGACCGTTTGCATTTAACGTGCAGTCGATGTCAGGAAGAACCGGCGCGCAAGTCTATCAGTCAGCGGTCAATAATATTCCTACATATTTGTCCGAGTACAACTCCGATGCGGCCTTGGTTTCGGCCGGTTATGTTCCCCGGACTGCGACAACACGGGGCAACATCAGCATGACCGCTGCGAATTCCGCCGGTTGGAGTAGCAACACGGCAAATAACACGGCGGTGCTTTCTGAAAACGGCGTGAACATGCAGGAATCGACGCTGGGCAGCCAGTATTGGGTTCAGCTCGGTCAAAACGGAAACGGGTCGATTAGTAATGTTGTACCGGGAACCTACCGTTTAACCCTGTACCAGCTTGGTCAATGGGGAGAAACGCGCTACAACAACGTTCCCATTGTGGCAGGGCAAACAAGTCTTCCGCAGAATGCGACGTTCACGCCGGAGAATTTCGGAACTTCCCCGCCCATTTGGACCATCGGCACGCCCAATCGCTCCGCCAATGAATTCACCAACGGCCACGATTCGTCCGTGGTCCTCGGTTCTTCCGGTCCCGATAAACGGCAGTATTACGGCGCCTACGACTACTGGGCCGAAATGGCCACGTTAGGCCACAACGGGTTTGTTTCGTACAACGCCACCGCCACCACCATTAATAGTGTGGCTGTTCCGGCCACCAATGACCCCAATGCGTGGATTGCCAATCAATGGCAAACCTTTAACCCTCCATTGTACGATTCGGCCAATGGTACTACGGACAACTATACGAATACTTGTCCAGCTTACGTTACCGCGGGCGGGGGACCGGCCAACTATCATGGCTCGGCCTGGCAAGTTCACTTTACGACAACAAGCACGCAACGTGCCCAAGGACAGTATGTAGTCCTTTCCGTGGCTGTGTTAGCGCTGGATGCCAGTCTAGTGGTCACGCTGAATGGGCATTCGGAAACCTGGACCTACAACAATTTTTCGCCCGACGACCCGATGACTCGCAGTGGCGATGCCGGTTTTTATCAATGGGCTGCTTTCCAGTTTCCAATTGCTGATCTCAATGCCGATGGTGTCGACGACGAATTCACTTTTGGCGTCAGTAGCCACACCAACGGCATGATGTATGACGCCCTGCGCATGGAAATTACCAACACCTCTGCCAGCCCTTCCACCACAGGCTGGTTCGACTATACCTACATCAACGGAGGTTCGCAGACTGCCCCCAATGATGCGGCGGGCTTGTCTCTAACGGTAAACTTAGTGCCCGAGCCATCTTCTATTGTTCTGCTCGCCATTGGCTCAATGTTCGTCTTCCGCCTACGAAGACGTGCGGTTAAGCCCATGGCCGTTTGA